The genomic interval AGCGCGGCACCACCATCGGGCCGGCGATCAACAGTTCGCCCGGCTCCCCAGGGGCGACTTCGTTGTCGTCGGCGTCGAGCACGCGGACATGCGCGTAAGGGATCACTTGGCCGACGCTGTCCATGTGATCGCGCCAATAGGCCTCCGGCATGATCGTGGTCGGTGAAGTCGTCTCGGTCGCTCCATAAGCATTGCGGAGCTGCAGGTTCGGCAGTCGCTTCGCCAGCATCTCGATGGTCGGCACCGGCATCGGCGCGCCGCCGAAGCAGCCGATCCGCCACGCCGACAGATCGTGCTTGTCGAAGTCGGGGTGCATCACGGCAAGCGTGTAGATCGCCGGCACCAGGATCGAATAGGTGATCTGCTCGCGCGCCGCGAGGGCGAGGAAGTCGGTGGTCTTGAACGCCTGCCGCATCAGCACCACGCAGCCGCCGGCCGCGATGGTCGCGTAGGATACGCCGACGAGGCCCGTCACATGCGACAGCGGCACCGCGACCAGCCCGCGGTCGCGTTCGGTCAGCTCATGGGCGCGTGCGAACGCGTAGGATGAGTGCAGGATGCTGAGATGTGTCAGCTCGGCGCCCTTCGGCTTGCCGGTGGTGCCCGAGGTATAGAGAATCACCGCGGTATCGTCTTCGCGCATCTCCGCGAGCGGCGCGTTCGCCGGATCGACGGCGAGCAGATCCTCGAACGGTCGCGCGTCCTTGGAGCTGCCGTGCGCGACGAAGCGATGCGCGAGCTGCGGCACGTCGACGGCAGACGGGATCTCGCCCGCCAGTTCGGCCTCGAACACCACGACCTTGGCGCCGCTGTTGTTCAGCAGGAATTCGAGCTCGGCGCGGCGCTGCCGGATGCCGATCGGGACCACCAGCACGCCGAGCCGGTTGCAGGCGAGCGTCACCGCCAGGAACTCCCAGCAATTGCCGAGGAACAGCGCGACGCGGTCGCCCTTGCCGATGCCGAGTGAGGACAGCGACACCGCGATCTTGCGCACCAGCAGATCGAGTTCGCGATAGCTGAGCGCGCGGTCATCGACGATCGCCGGACGGTCACCGAACCGAGCGACCAGATCGTCGAACATGGCTGCGAGATGGGCCGGGCGCTCGGAGAAGCACAACATCGACCGGCCGTCGTAGTGAGTCTCGCGGCGCAGTGCGCCACCGATGCCGGCCTCGGGCCAGAACGTCATGGGTGTTTCCTCGTTGATCGTTGGGACGCCACGGTTACCTCCGCGATCGTCCGGCGGCTGTTTGCAGCGCCAGCGCAATTCTATCCCGGCTCGGCCGTGAACCGCCAGCCGGTGTTTCGGTGTGTCATCTCGCGGAAATTATTCGCCTTCCGCGATGGGCTGACACAGCGGCGTCAGCATTGCCACCTAGGATAGCAATTTGCGACGGCGGGAACCGCCGCAAGTCGATATCAGGGAAGAAGCGATGAGACTCTCCGACGTGGAATGTGAATGCGGCGCGCTGTACCGCTGCGCCGAATCCGAAACACTCGACGGTGAACCTGGCAATCTGCATTGCGCCAATTGCGGCCGGATCGTCGAGGCGTGGCAGACCCGCAGCAAGCGCGTGTATCGCTGCGTGCTGACGCCGGATCGCAGCTATCCGGTGGTGCCGCCGCCACCCGCGCCGTAAGCGCATGCTCGAAGGCGCGTTTGATTTTTCGAAGCGGCGCGACACGTCGTGCCTCGCTTGAAGGATGCTTAATCCTATATGGTGGAGGTCGATTTCCCGACGACGAAGGGCGATAAGTTGCGAACTCCGGTGCTGGCAGCAGGCGGAATCGTGTTGCGGCGCGGCAAAGATCCGCTGTTCGCGGTGGTTCGGATGCGCAAGCGCAACGATTGGGTGCTGCCCAAGGGCAAGCTCGATCACGGCGAGACGCCCCGCCAGGCCGCCGAGCGCGAGGTGCTGGAAGAGACCGGCCACGTCGTCGAGGTCCACGAGTTCATCGGCACGCTCGCTTATGATTCCGGCGGCCGCTCCAAGGTGGTGCATTTCTGGCGGATGGAAGCCGAGCCACGGCAGACCCTGCCGCTAATGAAGGACATCCGCGCGGTCGATTGGTTGCCGCTCGACGAAGCCCTGCAGCGGCTGTCCCGTAGCTACGAGCAGGCGTTTCTGACCGAGGTCGGGCCGCTGGTGCTGCAATCCGCCGGCCACTTCGTATCTGCAACTCCCGCAGCGCCGCCGCCACCGC from Rhodopseudomonas palustris carries:
- a CDS encoding NUDIX hydrolase; amino-acid sequence: MVEVDFPTTKGDKLRTPVLAAGGIVLRRGKDPLFAVVRMRKRNDWVLPKGKLDHGETPRQAAEREVLEETGHVVEVHEFIGTLAYDSGGRSKVVHFWRMEAEPRQTLPLMKDIRAVDWLPLDEALQRLSRSYEQAFLTEVGPLVLQSAGHFVSATPAAPPPPRCPTSPLPTGDEIITDLAEAPSLALEQPSDAIEPEPPLSMLQRLRRWLRGTTRS
- a CDS encoding class I adenylate-forming enzyme family protein encodes the protein MTFWPEAGIGGALRRETHYDGRSMLCFSERPAHLAAMFDDLVARFGDRPAIVDDRALSYRELDLLVRKIAVSLSSLGIGKGDRVALFLGNCWEFLAVTLACNRLGVLVVPIGIRQRRAELEFLLNNSGAKVVVFEAELAGEIPSAVDVPQLAHRFVAHGSSKDARPFEDLLAVDPANAPLAEMREDDTAVILYTSGTTGKPKGAELTHLSILHSSYAFARAHELTERDRGLVAVPLSHVTGLVGVSYATIAAGGCVVLMRQAFKTTDFLALAAREQITYSILVPAIYTLAVMHPDFDKHDLSAWRIGCFGGAPMPVPTIEMLAKRLPNLQLRNAYGATETTSPTTIMPEAYWRDHMDSVGQVIPYAHVRVLDADDNEVAPGEPGELLIAGPMVVPRYWQRPDANAKEFVNGYWRSGDIGSIDQDGFVRVFDRKKDMINRGGFKIFSAEVENVICGIDGVLETAIIGTPDPVLGERVNAIVVTSEGASVNERDVAAYCAARMSDYKVPESIIIRTTPLPRNANGKIQKTVLRETIADRAASYARS